A genomic window from Paenibacillus thermoaerophilus includes:
- a CDS encoding histidinol-phosphatase, whose product MKFDLHTHHDRCGHAEGSIRDYIEAAIEQGLSVIGISDHSPYFADRSDQPFPKIAMARSEFPRYVEEVLKLKREYAGKIDVLLGVESDFFPEHIDVYRRFYEPYPFDYIIGSVHKSNGVSIFNKNRWKGLSPERQVKEKEIYYDLIAQSARSGLFQILGHIDAMKGFYPSFSDIQTKAVEDTLRIIGECGLAIEVNTSGKTKDVGGWYPSDSILELALHYGVDITFGSDAHVPSRVGDEWEQVAARLKEIGFKEWVYFKEKQRIAVPL is encoded by the coding sequence ATGAAATTCGATCTGCACACCCATCACGACCGATGCGGACATGCCGAAGGATCGATCCGCGACTATATCGAAGCCGCCATCGAGCAAGGATTGTCCGTTATCGGCATCTCCGACCATTCGCCCTACTTCGCCGACCGGAGCGATCAGCCCTTTCCGAAAATCGCGATGGCGCGAAGCGAATTCCCCCGATATGTCGAGGAAGTGTTAAAGCTGAAACGGGAGTACGCCGGCAAAATCGACGTGCTGCTCGGCGTCGAATCCGACTTTTTCCCGGAACATATCGACGTGTACCGCCGGTTCTACGAGCCGTACCCGTTCGACTACATCATCGGCTCCGTCCATAAATCGAACGGCGTGAGCATCTTCAACAAAAACCGCTGGAAAGGTCTGTCCCCCGAGCGCCAGGTCAAGGAGAAAGAAATCTATTACGACCTGATCGCGCAATCCGCCCGCAGCGGCTTGTTCCAAATCCTCGGCCATATCGACGCCATGAAAGGCTTCTACCCTTCGTTCAGCGACATCCAGACCAAAGCCGTCGAAGACACGCTCCGCATCATCGGCGAATGCGGCCTGGCCATCGAAGTGAACACGTCCGGAAAAACGAAGGACGTCGGCGGATGGTACCCCTCGGACAGCATATTGGAGCTGGCGCTGCATTACGGCGTCGATATCACCTTCGGCTCGGACGCGCACGTCCCCTCGCGCGTCGGCGACGAATGGGAACAAGTGGCGGCTCGCCTGAAGGAGATCGGCTTCAAGGAATGGGTATACTTCAAAGAAAAGCAGCGGATTGCCGTTCCGTTGTAA
- the cobS gene encoding adenosylcobinamide-GDP ribazoletransferase, whose product MLRLRSVLTLHAQALIAAFQFLSVLPIRKQVPFTPPVLTRSVVYYPVVGAVIGLLLAFAAILLPRALPVPAAAALLLAAWVGLTGALHLDGWMDTADGLLSRQDRERALEIMKDSRVGAMGAVAGMLLLLVKFSLIVSLLEAPEGWLALAVAPVWSRWWMVHAIACWPYARAGSGSGGLGSLFREVKRGHSLAAGLLALAATALILAGTGSWPDAPSFGAIGWLASLPLATLLAGGTAASYIGRRLGGQTGDTYGAMNEGVETFLLLVWAAARHGGMMA is encoded by the coding sequence ATGCTTCGGCTTCGCAGCGTTTTGACCTTGCATGCCCAGGCTCTTATCGCCGCTTTTCAATTTCTGAGCGTGCTGCCGATCCGCAAGCAGGTCCCGTTTACGCCTCCCGTATTAACCCGCAGCGTCGTTTATTACCCGGTCGTCGGAGCCGTCATCGGGCTGCTGCTCGCGTTCGCTGCGATCCTGCTGCCCCGGGCGCTGCCGGTTCCGGCGGCGGCCGCCCTGCTGCTGGCCGCGTGGGTGGGGCTGACCGGCGCGCTGCATCTGGACGGCTGGATGGACACGGCCGACGGTCTGCTCAGCAGGCAGGACCGGGAACGGGCGCTTGAAATCATGAAGGACAGTCGGGTCGGCGCGATGGGAGCGGTCGCGGGCATGCTTCTTCTGCTGGTCAAGTTCTCGCTGATCGTCTCGCTGCTGGAAGCGCCGGAGGGCTGGCTGGCGCTTGCCGTCGCGCCGGTCTGGAGCCGGTGGTGGATGGTTCACGCCATCGCCTGCTGGCCTTACGCTCGGGCGGGCTCGGGCAGCGGCGGGCTCGGGAGCTTGTTCCGCGAAGTCAAGCGCGGACATTCGCTCGCGGCCGGCCTGCTGGCCCTGGCGGCAACCGCACTGATCTTGGCCGGCACAGGAAGCTGGCCGGACGCGCCGTCCTTCGGCGCGATCGGGTGGCTCGCCTCGCTGCCGCTGGCCACGCTGCTGGCCGGAGGGACCGCCGCCTCATATATCGGCAGAAGGCTCGGCGGTCAAACGGGGGATACATACGGCGCCATGAACGAGGGAGTCGAGACGTTTCTGCTGCTTGTATGGGCTGCGGCCCGGCATGGAGGGATGATGGCATGA
- a CDS encoding GNAT family N-acetyltransferase: METVEYRISDNKDELDLEAICRLLAGSYWAASRPRERIVASIRNSLCFGAYAPDGRQVGFLRVVTDKATFGWVCDVIVDPEHRGRGIGKRLLAAMLDHPELQGVYLTLGTRDAHGLYEQFGFTRRELMERRRSG, encoded by the coding sequence ATGGAAACGGTCGAATACCGCATTTCGGACAACAAGGACGAGCTTGACCTGGAAGCGATCTGCCGGCTGCTTGCCGGTTCGTATTGGGCCGCCAGCCGCCCGCGCGAGCGGATTGTCGCCAGCATCCGCAACTCGCTCTGCTTCGGCGCTTACGCGCCGGACGGGCGGCAGGTCGGTTTCCTGCGGGTCGTGACCGATAAAGCGACGTTCGGCTGGGTATGCGACGTGATCGTCGATCCGGAGCACCGGGGCCGCGGGATCGGCAAGCGGCTGCTCGCGGCCATGCTGGACCATCCCGAGCTGCAGGGCGTATATTTGACGCTGGGCACAAGGGACGCGCACGGGTTGTACGAGCAGTTCGGCTTCACCCGCCGTGAGCTGATGGAGCGGCGCCGGTCCGGGTAA
- the cobT gene encoding nicotinate-nucleotide--dimethylbenzimidazole phosphoribosyltransferase → MNKLEQELSDRLSRIGPPDEQAVSRAAAYLDTLTKPPGSLGKLETLACRLAGITGELRPDLSRRAVVVMAGDHGVCAEGVSAFPQEVTPQMVMNFLAGGAAINVLARQAGAEVVCVDVGVAAELSHPRLVAAKVRPGTGNLAKEAAMTREEALQAVKAGIDVVDRLYGDGVRLFATGEMGIGNTTPSAAMLVALTGIGVEAAVGRGTGVDDAGLARKRDVVRRALDLHRPDASDPLGVVAAVGGLEIAGLMGVVLGAASRRCPVVIDGFISTVAALAAVRLCPQAASCLIASHRSQEHGHAAALEALGLSPMLELEMRLGEGTGAALAMHLIDAACRIMSEMATFAQAGVSKG, encoded by the coding sequence ATGAATAAGCTGGAGCAGGAATTATCGGACAGACTGTCCCGGATCGGTCCGCCGGACGAGCAGGCGGTCTCTCGCGCCGCAGCGTATCTGGACACGTTGACGAAGCCGCCGGGCAGCCTCGGCAAGCTGGAGACGCTGGCCTGCCGTCTGGCCGGCATCACAGGAGAGCTTCGCCCCGATTTGAGCCGCCGGGCGGTCGTCGTGATGGCGGGCGATCACGGCGTCTGCGCGGAAGGGGTGAGCGCGTTTCCGCAAGAGGTGACGCCGCAGATGGTGATGAATTTCCTCGCCGGAGGAGCGGCCATCAACGTGCTGGCGAGACAAGCCGGGGCGGAGGTCGTCTGCGTCGATGTCGGCGTGGCGGCGGAGCTGTCCCATCCCCGCCTGGTTGCGGCTAAAGTTCGCCCGGGCACGGGCAATCTGGCCAAGGAAGCGGCGATGACCCGGGAAGAGGCGCTGCAGGCAGTAAAAGCCGGAATCGACGTCGTCGACCGGCTGTACGGCGACGGCGTCCGGCTGTTTGCGACGGGGGAGATGGGCATCGGCAACACGACGCCGAGCGCCGCCATGCTGGTCGCGCTGACGGGCATCGGTGTGGAGGCGGCGGTCGGGCGCGGCACGGGAGTCGACGATGCCGGATTGGCGCGCAAGCGCGACGTGGTGCGCCGGGCGTTGGATCTGCACCGTCCCGATGCGTCGGACCCGCTGGGTGTGGTTGCGGCGGTCGGCGGTCTGGAGATCGCCGGACTTATGGGCGTCGTGCTCGGCGCGGCGTCCCGCCGTTGTCCCGTCGTCATCGACGGCTTCATCTCCACGGTGGCGGCGCTGGCCGCCGTACGGCTCTGCCCGCAGGCGGCGTCCTGCCTGATCGCTTCGCACCGGTCGCAGGAGCACGGTCATGCGGCGGCGCTTGAAGCGCTGGGCCTCTCGCCGATGCTGGAGCTGGAGATGCGGCTCGGGGAAGGAACCGGCGCGGCGCTTGCGATGCATCTGATTGACGCGGCTTGCCGCATCATGAGCGAGATGGCGACTTTTGCGCAAGCGGGCGTGTCCAAAGGATAA
- a CDS encoding DoxX family protein, protein MAALGLLLIRLVVGLTMAAHGAQKLFGWFGGYGPKGTGGFFESIGIRPGVAMAVLAGLAEAAGGLLFAAGFLTELGAALIVLTMLVAIAKVHNKSYWATANGSEYNIALIAAAIGVALIGAGDYSIDALWR, encoded by the coding sequence ATGGCTGCTTTGGGTTTGTTGCTGATTCGTTTGGTTGTCGGTTTGACAATGGCGGCGCACGGCGCGCAGAAACTGTTCGGATGGTTCGGCGGCTACGGGCCGAAAGGCACCGGCGGCTTCTTCGAGTCGATCGGCATCCGTCCCGGCGTCGCCATGGCGGTGCTGGCCGGTTTGGCGGAGGCGGCGGGCGGACTGCTGTTCGCGGCAGGCTTCCTTACGGAATTGGGCGCGGCGCTGATCGTGCTGACGATGCTTGTCGCGATCGCCAAAGTGCACAACAAATCGTATTGGGCAACGGCGAACGGCTCGGAATACAATATCGCCCTGATCGCGGCGGCGATCGGCGTCGCGCTCATCGGCGCCGGCGATTACTCCATCGACGCGCTGTGGCGCTGA
- the cobD gene encoding threonine-phosphate decarboxylase CobD, whose amino-acid sequence MIEVYGHGGDLRTASETFGLPEGEFIDFSANMNPFGPPPGVVRWLAEGEAASLLAHYPDPACRSLRRQLAAKYGVDEACVWIGNGAAELIDLALRVLAPATTLIARPCFVEYEQAAVKAGSRLREYRMPAEEGFALTPGDAFLRAADESDAIVLGHPNNPTGRLPDPELLEAVRARLSPGQTLVLDEAFLDFHEDERRFSWLRRAASDPQVIVLRSMTKFYAVPGIRLGFVVAVPETIERIRALQTPWSVNAFAQRIGELAIGDEAYEANTRGWLREERPWLEERLKEAGLRVCGGGVTNYVLAEIPPRTGWTAAKLQAALGRRGILIRDASRFAGLGSGHIRLAVRLRSDNERLVSALKQTLNG is encoded by the coding sequence ATGATTGAGGTATACGGACACGGCGGCGACCTGCGGACCGCCTCCGAGACGTTTGGCTTGCCGGAAGGCGAATTTATCGACTTCAGCGCCAATATGAATCCGTTCGGACCGCCTCCCGGCGTCGTCCGCTGGCTCGCCGAGGGGGAAGCGGCAAGCCTGCTGGCGCATTATCCGGACCCGGCCTGCCGGTCGCTGCGGCGGCAGCTCGCCGCCAAATACGGCGTGGACGAGGCGTGCGTCTGGATCGGCAACGGGGCGGCGGAGCTGATCGATCTCGCGCTGCGGGTTCTGGCTCCGGCAACGACGTTGATCGCGCGGCCGTGCTTCGTCGAATACGAGCAAGCGGCGGTCAAGGCGGGAAGCCGCTTGCGGGAGTATCGCATGCCGGCGGAGGAAGGCTTCGCCCTGACTCCTGGCGATGCGTTTCTGCGGGCGGCGGACGAGAGCGACGCGATCGTGCTCGGCCACCCGAACAATCCGACGGGACGGCTGCCCGACCCCGAGCTGCTGGAGGCGGTCAGAGCCCGGCTCTCGCCGGGCCAGACGCTTGTGCTGGACGAGGCGTTTCTCGACTTCCACGAAGACGAGCGGCGTTTCAGTTGGCTGCGCCGGGCCGCGTCCGATCCGCAGGTGATTGTGCTGCGTTCGATGACCAAGTTTTACGCGGTTCCGGGCATCCGTCTCGGATTCGTCGTCGCCGTCCCGGAGACGATCGAACGGATACGCGCCCTTCAGACGCCGTGGAGCGTCAACGCGTTCGCCCAGCGAATCGGGGAGCTGGCGATCGGCGACGAGGCGTACGAAGCCAACACGCGCGGCTGGCTGAGGGAAGAACGCCCGTGGCTGGAGGAACGGCTGAAGGAAGCGGGCCTGCGGGTTTGCGGCGGCGGCGTAACCAATTACGTGCTGGCGGAAATTCCGCCGCGGACCGGATGGACGGCCGCGAAGCTGCAAGCGGCGTTGGGCCGCCGGGGGATATTGATACGCGACGCGTCGCGGTTCGCCGGGCTCGGTTCCGGCCATATCCGCCTCGCGGTTCGGCTCAGAAGCGACAACGAACGGCTCGTCTCGGCCTTGAAGCAGACGCTGAACGGTTAA
- a CDS encoding phospholipid carrier-dependent glycosyltransferase — translation MKRIHQMLTIATVAAALAGWTQGAAPSAFAESPSAAAEVQSGTAGNLLTNGDFQQSTAGVPAGWGKDVWQTDGLASQFAVESQPDGNAVAIIVNDKPNDAKWTQTVTVEPNATYLLTGRVKTEGVGEAAVGANLSVLGILETSEDVRGTTEDWRTLSFYGRTGKDQREVTIAARLGGYGSLNTGKAIFDDIRLEKVEQPPSGAKVVSLIPAPVHHDGGGEAKTQPMKALRFNSLLGYSFLFVVLFLWLYRRFVSPGAGANLSGRSSGTGAGRWGAALAVTLVGAFVMRVWLSLSVEGHPADISTFKAWAIHAATVGIPHFYDDARFLGGDFFADYPPGYLYVLYAIGKIARAADLGAGSNGFLLLMKLPALLADLATAWLLYRWGRERVGAAASWAIAALYAFNPAVLLNGAVWGQVDSVFALFVAAAVYALGSGRIVAAFVVYAVAVLIKPQALIFAPVLLLSLAENFRLWKRYALGAGAGAAVFALLSLPFSPGKPWDWMIQLYTATLASYPYATLNAFNLMALTGGNWAPLDQPWMGLTYGAWGMILIVATVALAAWFWLRGKPGAKDKGELIAVLILACVFVLTSKMHERYLFPALVLASIAFIRLRDWRILGLYAAFSVAHFLNTGYVLGENLNRSYQVGANDGILVLVSAVHVGLLAVLIGVAGDILLRGRVRLPAGVRSRPETLKHAPRANGKAAGSVGTDWLRPETPPPGMTRKDYALMGGLTLVYAVIALINLGSFSAPETYWKPAMPGASVRIDLGSVQTVDRIYSYAGAGTSKYRVELSADGFNWGPPHEINNDYTKDFIWQIQTIQPEQARYARVTVAETGSALHELALFAPGGEKPLPAVSALGEPEGEDGVGGASQLIDEAGTVPLRPSYLHGTYFDEIYHARTAYEHLHKIEPYENTHPPLGKVFISAGIAVFGMNPFGWRIVGTLFGIAMVPLMYLFGKALFRKTEYAFIAAFLFTFDFMHFAQTRIATIDVYGVFFIILMFYFMLRYMQTNFHLSPLRRTLVPLGLSGLFFGIGAASKWIVIYGGAGLAFLFFYSLLLRWREYRTAKALLTGDSCPADAALRERIERIVRIFPGSVVKTLLWCVLTFVLIPVVIYVASYAQILQVPGYDLEDVWENQKGMFNYHSQLETTHPFGSSWWEWPFMYKPIWFYDGQGLPDDRVSSISSFGNPLVWWCGMGALFWVIYRMWTRRDWTMLVPFTAFTSQYVPWMLVPRLTFIYHFFAMVPFLCLFLTAFIKHLRENADAPAWWKRRMGRRIGAGRDTLFWTYASRLYLAGVLLLFVLFYPILSGLEVPKWYVAHVLRWFDSWYFY, via the coding sequence ATGAAACGGATACACCAAATGTTAACCATCGCAACGGTCGCCGCCGCTCTTGCCGGATGGACGCAGGGGGCGGCTCCGTCCGCGTTTGCCGAGTCGCCGTCCGCCGCGGCGGAGGTCCAATCCGGAACGGCGGGCAATTTGCTGACGAACGGGGATTTTCAGCAGTCGACCGCCGGCGTGCCCGCCGGATGGGGCAAGGACGTCTGGCAGACCGACGGCCTTGCGTCGCAGTTTGCGGTGGAATCGCAGCCTGACGGCAACGCCGTCGCCATCATCGTCAACGACAAGCCGAACGACGCCAAATGGACGCAGACGGTAACGGTCGAGCCGAACGCCACGTACCTGCTGACGGGGCGGGTCAAGACCGAAGGCGTCGGCGAAGCGGCGGTCGGCGCGAATTTGTCCGTGCTGGGCATTCTGGAGACTTCGGAAGATGTCCGGGGCACGACGGAGGATTGGCGGACGCTTTCCTTCTACGGGCGCACGGGCAAGGACCAGCGCGAAGTGACGATCGCGGCGCGATTGGGCGGCTACGGCAGCCTGAATACGGGAAAAGCTATATTCGACGATATCCGGCTGGAGAAAGTCGAACAGCCTCCGTCCGGCGCGAAGGTGGTCTCGCTGATTCCGGCCCCCGTCCATCACGACGGCGGCGGAGAGGCGAAGACGCAGCCGATGAAGGCGCTTCGCTTCAACTCGCTGCTGGGTTATTCGTTTTTGTTCGTCGTTCTGTTTTTATGGCTGTACCGCCGGTTCGTGTCGCCGGGCGCCGGGGCGAACCTGTCCGGCAGGTCCTCGGGGACCGGAGCGGGACGATGGGGGGCGGCGCTTGCCGTCACGCTTGTCGGCGCGTTTGTCATGCGGGTATGGCTGTCGCTGAGCGTGGAAGGCCATCCCGCCGACATCTCGACCTTCAAAGCGTGGGCGATTCACGCGGCGACGGTCGGCATCCCGCATTTTTACGACGACGCGCGGTTTCTGGGGGGCGACTTTTTCGCCGACTACCCGCCGGGCTACTTGTACGTGCTTTACGCGATCGGGAAAATCGCCCGGGCGGCCGATCTCGGTGCGGGCTCGAACGGCTTCCTGCTGCTGATGAAGCTGCCGGCGCTGCTGGCGGATCTGGCGACCGCCTGGTTGCTGTACCGTTGGGGCCGCGAACGCGTCGGGGCTGCCGCCTCGTGGGCGATCGCCGCGCTTTATGCGTTCAACCCCGCCGTACTGCTGAACGGAGCGGTCTGGGGCCAGGTCGATTCCGTCTTCGCTTTGTTTGTGGCGGCGGCCGTCTACGCGCTCGGTTCCGGCCGCATCGTCGCCGCCTTCGTCGTGTACGCGGTTGCGGTGCTGATCAAGCCGCAGGCGCTGATCTTCGCCCCGGTGCTGCTGCTGTCCCTGGCGGAGAACTTCCGCCTGTGGAAGCGGTACGCGCTCGGGGCCGGGGCGGGCGCCGCCGTTTTTGCGCTGCTGTCGCTGCCGTTCTCCCCGGGCAAGCCGTGGGACTGGATGATTCAGCTTTATACGGCCACATTGGCGTCCTACCCGTACGCTACGCTGAACGCGTTTAACCTGATGGCGCTGACGGGCGGCAACTGGGCGCCGCTCGACCAACCGTGGATGGGGCTTACATACGGCGCGTGGGGCATGATCCTGATCGTCGCGACCGTGGCGCTTGCGGCATGGTTTTGGCTGCGGGGCAAGCCCGGGGCGAAGGACAAAGGCGAGCTGATCGCCGTGTTGATTCTGGCGTGCGTGTTCGTGCTGACCTCGAAGATGCACGAGCGTTACTTGTTCCCGGCGCTGGTCCTTGCTTCGATAGCTTTCATCCGGCTTCGCGACTGGCGCATCCTGGGGCTGTACGCGGCCTTCAGCGTCGCGCACTTCCTCAACACCGGATACGTGCTGGGGGAAAATCTCAACCGCTCGTATCAGGTCGGCGCGAACGACGGCATTCTGGTGCTCGTCTCCGCCGTTCATGTCGGGCTGCTCGCGGTGTTGATCGGGGTCGCCGGGGATATTTTGCTGCGCGGCCGCGTGCGGCTGCCCGCAGGTGTCCGCTCCCGCCCGGAGACGTTGAAGCATGCGCCGCGCGCCAACGGAAAGGCCGCGGGCAGCGTCGGAACGGACTGGCTCCGGCCCGAGACGCCCCCTCCCGGCATGACGCGCAAGGATTACGCGCTTATGGGCGGGCTTACGCTCGTCTACGCTGTTATCGCCCTGATCAATCTGGGATCGTTCTCGGCCCCGGAGACGTATTGGAAGCCGGCGATGCCGGGAGCTTCCGTGCGGATCGATCTCGGAAGCGTGCAGACAGTGGACCGCATCTACAGCTACGCGGGCGCCGGCACAAGCAAATACCGGGTCGAGCTGTCGGCGGACGGGTTCAATTGGGGCCCCCCGCACGAAATCAACAACGACTATACGAAAGATTTTATCTGGCAGATCCAGACGATCCAGCCGGAGCAAGCGCGTTACGCGCGCGTGACGGTAGCGGAGACGGGCTCGGCGCTGCATGAGCTGGCGCTGTTCGCGCCTGGAGGCGAGAAGCCGCTGCCGGCCGTGTCCGCGCTAGGGGAGCCGGAGGGGGAAGACGGCGTCGGCGGCGCTTCGCAACTGATCGACGAGGCCGGGACGGTTCCCCTGCGACCGAGCTATTTGCACGGCACGTATTTCGACGAGATCTACCACGCCCGCACGGCTTACGAGCATCTGCACAAGATCGAGCCGTACGAGAATACGCATCCGCCGCTGGGCAAAGTATTTATATCGGCGGGTATCGCCGTATTCGGCATGAATCCGTTCGGCTGGCGCATCGTCGGCACGCTGTTCGGCATCGCGATGGTGCCGCTGATGTACCTGTTCGGCAAGGCGCTGTTCCGGAAAACGGAGTATGCGTTTATCGCCGCGTTTCTCTTTACGTTCGACTTTATGCATTTCGCGCAGACGCGCATCGCGACGATCGACGTCTACGGGGTCTTTTTTATCATCCTGATGTTCTATTTCATGCTTCGGTACATGCAGACGAACTTCCATCTGTCTCCCTTGCGGCGGACGCTGGTCCCGCTTGGGTTATCGGGGTTGTTCTTCGGCATCGGCGCGGCTTCCAAATGGATCGTGATCTACGGCGGAGCGGGGCTGGCCTTCCTGTTCTTCTACTCGCTGCTCCTTCGCTGGCGGGAGTACAGGACGGCGAAGGCGCTGCTGACGGGAGACTCCTGTCCGGCCGACGCGGCGCTGCGGGAGCGGATCGAGCGCATCGTCCGGATATTCCCGGGCTCCGTCGTCAAAACGCTGCTCTGGTGCGTGCTGACGTTCGTGCTGATCCCGGTCGTCATCTATGTCGCCTCTTACGCGCAAATCCTGCAGGTTCCGGGATACGATCTCGAAGACGTGTGGGAGAATCAGAAGGGCATGTTCAACTACCACAGCCAGCTTGAGACGACGCATCCGTTCGGCTCCAGTTGGTGGGAGTGGCCGTTTATGTACAAGCCGATCTGGTTCTACGACGGCCAGGGTCTGCCCGACGACCGGGTGTCGAGCATTTCTTCGTTCGGCAATCCGCTTGTCTGGTGGTGCGGCATGGGCGCGTTGTTCTGGGTCATCTACCGGATGTGGACGCGCCGCGACTGGACGATGCTTGTGCCTTTCACCGCGTTTACGTCCCAATACGTGCCGTGGATGCTTGTGCCGAGACTTACGTTTATTTACCACTTCTTTGCGATGGTACCGTTCCTCTGCCTGTTCCTGACGGCATTCATCAAGCATTTGCGGGAGAACGCGGACGCGCCCGCGTGGTGGAAGAGACGGATGGGCCGCCGGATCGGGGCGGGACGAGATACGCTGTTCTGGACGTATGCGTCGAGGCTGTATTTGGCCGGCGTGCTGCTGCTGTTCGTCCTGTTCTACCCGATTCTGAGCGGGCTTGAGGTTCCGAAGTGGTACGTGGCGCATGTGCTGCGCTGGTTTGACAGTTGGTATTTCTACTGA
- the cobU gene encoding bifunctional adenosylcobinamide kinase/adenosylcobinamide-phosphate guanylyltransferase produces the protein MLILVTGGARSGKSGFAERLAVRAAAQGGGFAAYVATSVPFDDEMRERVELHRQRREEAGVKWHTVEEPYEATAALDRLRADAAAGTPVLLDCLTLWLTNQLLRVEELGKAEGDAVLRRECDALLAVMAAYGSGGSGTLIVVTNEVGAGLVPETSLGRRFRDWAGWLNQRAAVLADEVYLTVCGIPVELKRLSAEAARSAREEGRLD, from the coding sequence ATGCTGATACTGGTCACGGGCGGCGCGCGAAGCGGCAAAAGCGGCTTCGCGGAGCGGCTCGCCGTCCGCGCGGCGGCACAGGGCGGCGGGTTCGCCGCTTATGTCGCGACATCGGTCCCGTTCGACGACGAGATGCGCGAGCGGGTGGAGCTTCACCGCCAGCGGCGCGAGGAAGCCGGAGTCAAGTGGCATACGGTCGAAGAGCCGTACGAGGCGACCGCGGCGCTCGACCGGCTTCGCGCGGATGCGGCCGCCGGGACCCCCGTGCTGCTCGACTGCCTGACACTGTGGCTGACCAACCAATTGCTGCGCGTTGAAGAGCTCGGCAAGGCCGAAGGGGATGCCGTCTTGCGCCGAGAATGCGACGCCCTGCTTGCCGTTATGGCGGCATACGGAAGCGGCGGGAGCGGGACGCTGATCGTCGTCACGAACGAGGTCGGAGCCGGTCTCGTGCCGGAGACTTCGCTGGGGCGGCGCTTCCGGGACTGGGCCGGCTGGCTCAACCAGCGAGCGGCTGTGCTTGCCGACGAAGTGTACTTGACCGTCTGCGGCATCCCGGTCGAGCTGAAGCGGCTTTCCGCTGAAGCCGCCCGGTCGGCCCGCGAGGAAGGGCGGCTTGACTAA
- a CDS encoding winged helix-turn-helix transcriptional regulator, producing the protein MAIHKLCPKFEAAMELLGKRWVGLIVRALMDGPMRFKDVAETIPNVSGRMLAERFKELEAAGVLVRNVYPDTPVRIEYELTEKGRSLAPVMDAVQQWANRWN; encoded by the coding sequence ATGGCCATCCACAAACTCTGTCCGAAGTTCGAAGCCGCGATGGAACTGCTGGGGAAACGGTGGGTCGGTCTCATCGTCCGCGCGCTGATGGACGGTCCGATGCGATTCAAGGATGTGGCGGAGACGATTCCGAACGTCAGCGGGCGCATGCTGGCCGAACGGTTCAAGGAATTGGAAGCGGCGGGCGTGCTTGTCCGCAACGTGTATCCGGACACTCCCGTCCGGATTGAATACGAGCTGACGGAGAAAGGGCGATCGCTGGCCCCGGTGATGGATGCGGTGCAGCAATGGGCGAACCGCTGGAACTGA
- the cbiB gene encoding adenosylcobinamide-phosphate synthase CbiB, which yields MWMYSWTEIAWIVAAAVAVDLIVGDPPRLPHPVVWIGRLISLLQRRLVGDRLDKPLEARHNGRAGERLRGVLLCAAVVAASAGLTWLVCAAAARIHPGLGYAAHVWLISTTIAIKGLRDAAMQVYEPLSRGDLPEARKWVGYIVGRDTEHLNEPEIARAAVETVAENTVDAVVSPIFYALLGGAPLAMLYRASNTLDSMVGYRSDKYVYFGWASARWDDVLNWAPARLTGLLLTAASLALPGYSARRAAAAIVRFARLHPSPNSGIPESAVAGALGVQLGGVNRYFGKDSERARLGWAIRPLNREDIRKCNRLLMSVAYGLLGVLICFGFAAF from the coding sequence GTGTGGATGTACTCCTGGACGGAGATCGCGTGGATCGTCGCGGCCGCCGTGGCCGTCGATCTGATCGTCGGCGACCCGCCGAGGCTGCCGCATCCCGTCGTCTGGATCGGCCGGCTGATCTCGCTGCTGCAGCGGCGGCTGGTCGGCGACCGGCTGGACAAGCCTCTGGAGGCGCGCCATAACGGCCGGGCGGGCGAAAGGCTGCGGGGCGTCCTGCTGTGCGCCGCCGTCGTCGCCGCCAGCGCGGGCTTGACTTGGCTCGTCTGCGCCGCAGCGGCCCGGATTCATCCTGGGCTCGGCTATGCCGCCCACGTCTGGCTGATCTCCACCACCATCGCGATCAAAGGGCTGCGCGACGCGGCCATGCAAGTATACGAGCCGCTGTCCCGGGGCGACTTGCCGGAAGCGCGCAAGTGGGTCGGATATATCGTCGGGCGGGATACGGAGCATCTGAACGAGCCGGAAATCGCCCGCGCGGCGGTGGAGACGGTGGCGGAAAATACGGTCGACGCCGTCGTCTCGCCGATCTTCTACGCGCTGCTCGGCGGGGCTCCGCTGGCGATGCTGTACCGCGCGTCGAACACGCTGGATTCGATGGTCGGATACCGGAGCGACAAATACGTCTATTTCGGCTGGGCGTCGGCCCGGTGGGACGATGTGCTCAATTGGGCGCCCGCCCGCTTGACGGGGCTGCTGCTGACGGCAGCCAGCCTCGCGCTGCCGGGTTATTCCGCCCGCCGGGCCGCCGCCGCGATCGTCCGCTTCGCGCGGCTTCATCCGAGCCCGAACAGCGGCATTCCCGAATCGGCGGTGGCGGGAGCGCTCGGCGTGCAGTTGGGCGGAGTCAACCGGTATTTCGGCAAGGACAGCGAACGCGCGAGGCTGGGATGGGCGATCCGCCCGCTGAACCGCGAAGACATTCGCAAATGCAACCGACTGCTGATGAGCGTCGCTTACGGGCTGCTGGGGGTGCTGATATGCTTCGGCTTCGCAGCGTTTTGA